A window from Schistocerca gregaria isolate iqSchGreg1 chromosome 8, iqSchGreg1.2, whole genome shotgun sequence encodes these proteins:
- the LOC126284087 gene encoding endocuticle structural glycoprotein SgAbd-3: MFFKLVTVLCLAAAAMALPQRPVAGGRGKDAVIVSATNDVNFDGSYRYSFETSDGQRASQEGALKQVSAPGPDGDGLGEAVRGDFSYTDDAGNQFAIQYTADENGYVPQGAHLPTPPPIPEAIQKALAYIASQPQARS; encoded by the exons atGTTCTTCAAGCTG GTAACCGTACTGTGCCTGGCCGCCGCTGCCATGGCCCTGCCCCAGAGGCCTGTCGCTGGAGGACGAGGCAAGGACGCCGTCATTGTCTCTGCCACCAACGATGTCAACTTTGATGGCTCCTACCGTTACAG CTTCGAGACCTCCGACGGCCAGCGCGCCTCGCAGGAGGGCGCTCTGAAGCAGGTGTCTGCCCCTGGCCCCGACGGTGACGGCTTGGGCGAAGCAGTGCGCGGCGACTTCTCCTACACCGACGACGCCGGCAACCAGTTCGCCATCCAGTACACTGCCGACGAGAACGGCTACGTGCCACAGGGCGCGCACCTGCCCACCCCTCCCCCAATCCCAGAGGCCATCCAGAAGGCGCTCGCCTACATCGCCAGCCAGCCGCAGGCCCGGTCTTAA